One window of the Paenibacillus beijingensis genome contains the following:
- a CDS encoding cobyric acid synthase has product MKPTRIEGGNGSPIDAGNGGTFESGNDSPLCSRLADEGTPQTQGSPAARKAKTIMLQGTASDVGKSLLTAALCRILTQDGYRTAPFKAQNMSNNSYVTPDGKEIGRAQGMQADACGIEATTDMNPILLKPTRDMSSQVVMNGVPLGNFEARVYREHVLVQAGAAVQEALARLRSRFDAVVLEGAGSPAEINLRSRDIVNMQAARWADAPVVLVADIDRGGVFASIVGTMELLEPEERERVCGFIINKFRGDVTLLQPGLDWLEKRTGKPVLGVVPWLPEHGLEEEDSLSLPASASQAPGHLQNPLSEEAQEHSAYKRVLDVIVLRLPKISNFTDMDPFRFEEDVSLRYVDHPSQWGEPDAVIVPGSKNVASDLQFLRAAGLADKLAAHIGTGGWTVGICGGYEMFAQRLLDPDGVESADIESAGLGIFPMDIVFGATKRTERVEGVFTLDGIGTALPVEGYEIHMGEVQFLGSCAHPLRLGAGAVPEGAAAVDGRCWGTFMHGIFHNDGLRRAWLNAVRESKGWEPLEEGMSFRQRRAQSFDRLADHVRAHVDIERIKLAAGLGLERML; this is encoded by the coding sequence ATGAAGCCAACCCGTATTGAAGGCGGAAACGGAAGTCCGATTGATGCCGGAAACGGCGGTACGTTCGAAAGCGGGAACGATTCACCGCTATGCAGCCGCTTGGCCGATGAGGGCACACCCCAGACGCAAGGGAGTCCCGCCGCCAGGAAGGCGAAGACGATCATGCTGCAGGGGACGGCGTCGGATGTCGGCAAAAGCTTGCTGACGGCGGCATTATGCCGCATCCTGACGCAAGACGGCTACCGGACGGCTCCGTTCAAGGCGCAAAATATGTCCAACAATTCCTATGTAACGCCGGACGGCAAAGAAATCGGGAGGGCGCAAGGCATGCAGGCCGACGCCTGCGGCATTGAGGCGACGACGGATATGAACCCGATTTTGCTGAAGCCGACGCGCGATATGTCGTCGCAGGTCGTGATGAACGGCGTCCCGCTCGGAAATTTCGAGGCGCGCGTATACCGCGAGCACGTGCTGGTGCAGGCGGGGGCGGCCGTACAGGAAGCGCTTGCCCGCCTGCGCAGCCGCTTCGACGCCGTCGTGCTCGAGGGGGCGGGCAGCCCGGCCGAAATCAACCTCCGCAGCCGGGATATTGTGAACATGCAGGCAGCCAGATGGGCCGACGCACCGGTCGTGCTGGTCGCGGATATCGACCGCGGAGGCGTGTTCGCCTCGATTGTCGGCACGATGGAGCTGCTGGAACCGGAGGAGCGGGAACGGGTATGCGGCTTTATTATCAATAAGTTCCGGGGAGACGTGACGCTTTTGCAGCCGGGGCTCGACTGGCTGGAGAAGCGGACCGGCAAGCCGGTGCTCGGCGTGGTGCCGTGGCTGCCGGAGCATGGACTCGAAGAGGAAGATTCGCTGTCGCTGCCGGCCAGCGCATCGCAAGCGCCGGGTCACCTTCAGAACCCGCTCTCAGAGGAGGCGCAAGAGCATTCCGCTTATAAGCGCGTACTTGATGTCATCGTGCTCCGCCTGCCCAAAATTTCCAACTTTACGGATATGGATCCGTTCCGGTTCGAGGAAGATGTGTCGCTGAGATACGTGGATCATCCGTCGCAGTGGGGAGAGCCCGATGCCGTCATCGTTCCGGGCAGCAAAAACGTCGCATCAGACCTGCAATTTTTGCGTGCGGCGGGACTTGCGGACAAGCTGGCGGCCCATATCGGCACCGGCGGCTGGACGGTCGGTATTTGCGGCGGATACGAAATGTTCGCGCAGCGGCTGCTCGATCCGGACGGGGTCGAGTCGGCTGACATCGAGAGCGCGGGACTCGGCATTTTTCCGATGGATATCGTGTTTGGGGCAACGAAACGGACGGAGCGGGTCGAAGGTGTATTCACGCTGGACGGAATCGGCACTGCTCTCCCTGTGGAAGGCTATGAGATTCATATGGGAGAGGTGCAATTTCTGGGATCGTGCGCGCATCCGCTTCGATTGGGAGCGGGAGCGGTGCCCGAAGGAGCGGCCGCGGTGGACGGACGGTGCTGGGGCACGTTTATGCACGGTATATTTCACAATGACGGGCTGAGACGGGCATGGCTGAATGCCGTTCGCGAAAGCAAGGGCTGGGAGCCGCTGGAGGAAGGAATGTCCTTCAGGCAGCGCCGTGCGCAGTCATTCGACCGTCTTGCCGATCATGTCAGGGCCCATGTAGATATCGAACGGATAAAGCTGGCGGCCGGACTTGGACTGGAGCGGATGCTGTGA